The Streptomyces sp. NBC_00454 DNA segment TGGGAGGTGCCTTCGAACGCGGTGGCGGTGGCAGCGCCCGCGAGGGCGAGGGTGGCGGCGGTGGTGCGTACGGTGGTCCGTGCGGTGCTGCCGGAAAGCGGGCGCTGCCTGGGCTTTCGATGACTGGCCACGAGGGCCTCACGTCCTTCCTCTCTCGGTGCTTGGAGGAGGACGCTAGACCCGAAGGTAACGGTCGGATGACGAGATGATCGTAAGTGTCCGCATTCGACCGGACCTTGCCGGTCAGCGGCCGTCCCTGGTCAGTGCCAGAGGACGGCGATGAAGATATTGACCATGGTCAGTCCGCCGACGGCACCGAACAGCGCCTTCTCCACCCGCTCCTCGTCCCGCTTGACGTAGACGAGCGCCAGCACCACGAAGAGGATCGCCAGCTTCACGCCGATCTTGATGTTGTTGACGGGCCCGCCGTCCATCTCGCGGAAGCCGACGAGCAGCACACCGGTGACGAGCATGGTCAGCGCGCCGTGCAGCATCGCGGGCACGAAACGGGCGGTGCCGGCGCTCATCGCCTTCATCTGGGTCAGGAAGCCGCCGAGGAGCGAGGCGATCCCGATGATGTGCAGGCCGAGGAAGGCGTTGATGAGAACAGTCATGCCGACGAGCGTAGGCCGTGGCTATTTTCGGATCGATGTCAGGCGGGCGAAGACGACGACATTGCCGTCGTACCCCGTCTTCTTCGAGAAGCCGCCGCCGCAGGTGATCACGCGGAGCTCCGGCGCGCCCTTGGAGCCGTAGACGCGCTGGGCCGGGAACGCGCTCTTGCCGACGACCTCGATGCCGTACACCGTGAACACGGCGGTACTGCCGTCCTGCCGGTCCACCTCGATGTGCTGGCCCTGCTTGAGCGAGCCGAGGTTGTAGAAGACCGCCGGGCCCTGCTGGTTGTCCACGTGGCCGTCGATCACGGTGGTGCCCTGCGCACCGGGGGCGGGGGAGCCCTCGTACCAGCCGGCCAGGTTCTTGTCCTGTGGCGGCGGGGCGTCCACCCAGCCCTCGGCGTCGAGTCCGACGCGGGTGACGGGGGCGTCGACCTGTACGGAGGGCACCCGGATCCGGGTCGGCGGGGAGGGCCTCAGCGGCGCGGGGGCCGGCGGGAGGCGGCGGGCGGCCTCGTCGTGGACGGGGTCGGTGACCAGGGTGGCGGCGTTCGCGGGCTGCGGCGGACCGCCGTTCGCGTCGAGGCCGTTGGTGAGGAGGAACGTGCCGCTGAGGGCGACCACGGCGACGACGCCCCAGCCGCCGCGAGGCTTCGTACGCTCCTGGTGGCGGGGCATGTGATGCGGTCTCCTTGCGGGGGCGGGAGGTCTTGGGCCGGGCCCGTCCGGTCGTCAGGGCGAGTCGGACGGGCCCGGCGGTCAGGAGTCCTGGGTCAGGAGGTTCTGGGTCAGGAGGTCCGGGTCAGGAGGCCTCGCTCGCGAGGCCCGTGGCCAGGGGGCCTGCGCTCAGGCGTTGCCGTCGGCGCGACGGCGCATCAGGTACACGCCACCGCCGACCGCGGCCGCCAGCAGGGCGGAACCGGCGGCGATCTCGGTGCCGTTCAGGCCGCCCGCACCGCCGCCGAGGCCGGCCTTGACGCCCTTGGAGGGGGTGGTGGTGCCCGTGCCGGTCGAGTGGCCCGCGACCGTGAGGGTGGTCGTGCCCTTCTCGCCCTTGCAGTCGAAGGTGACCTCGTACTGGGCACCCGGCTTGGCGTCCGCGTCCACCTTGGCGGTGGCGGGCTTGCCCTCGTTGAGCTCGACGGCGTCGAAGATGCCGGAGGAGACCTTGACCAGCGGTTCCTGGCAGCCCGTGGCGTTGAGGGTGACGGCGGCGCCGGGGGCGACGGTGGTGGGGGAGACGGTGAAGCCGAACGACGTGACGTTGGGCGTGGTCCCGCCGTCATTGGCCGCGGCCATCGGCGCGGCGAGCGCGAGAGCGGCGGTGGACAGCAGGGCGACGGATGCGACACGTATCGCACGCATGGTGATTCCTCCGGGTCCCCGAGGTGCAGCCGCGAACCATTTGTCCGCAAAAGGCAGTAAATGCCCCTCGATGGCTTGACGCTAGGTCCGGATGGCGGAATCGGCGACTCGAACTCCCCTGCCGGAGCAGGCCGAAGGGCGAGCCGACGGTGACCCGTCAACTCGCCCTGATACGGAGGGTGAGCGCCACGCCGGGCGCCCCGTGCGGAGGCTGGCGCTGTGTGACCGACACGCCGATGGGCGCCGGACGTGGCTCAGTTGGAGCAGAGGGGTACGGCCGGGACGCTCTTCATGCAGTTGTTGGGCTGGTTGAGCGAGGTGGTGCTCGCGCTCGAAGCGATCTTCCCGGCGTTGTTGTAGACCCCTCCGGTGCCCGCCGTGGCCCTGTTGCCCGTCACGATGGCCCCGTCGAGGGTGGTGGAAGCCCCGGGGCCGCCGAAGTTGGCGATCCCGCCGCCGAGTCCGGCCGGGCCGCTCGCGGAGTTGTTCGTCAGCGCCGACCGGTCGATCTTCAGGACCCCGTCGTTGGCCACCCCGCCGCCCTTCTCCAGCGCCGTGTTGTCGCTGACGGTGGACCGCGTGATCGTCATGTGCCCGTCGTTGGCGAAGCCGCCGCCGTTGCGCGTCGCCGTGTTCCCGGTGATGAAGCTGTTGGTGATCGTCGTGGTCGAGCCACCGGTCCCGGCGATCCCGCCCGAGTAGTCGGCCTTGTTGTTGCTGATGATCGACGCGGCCACCGAGAGGGTTCCGTCGTTGCGGATGCCGCCGCCGAAGCTTCCGGCCGCGTTCCCGCCGGTGATGATCACATGGCTGATGGTGAGGTTGCCGCCCCGGTCGACCACGAGGATCCCGAACGGGGGCGCCTTGGGCGCGCGGGTGATCGTGGCGACATGACCCTCGATGGTCACCGCCCCCTTGATCGCCGGCAGCGGCGCGGTCAGCGCGTACGTACAGCCCGTGGCCAGCGACAGCGAGCCGCCCGAGGCGTTGGCCGCGGTGATGGCGGCGGAGAGCGAGGCCGCGCTGCAGGCCACGGGCGTGGGCGCGGCCGCCGCGGAAGCGGGCGCCACCGCCGTCCCCACCAGTGCGGCGGCTCCGCACGCGGGCAGCAGGACGCGGGTGAGACGGGCGGCCAGCCGGCGGCTCGGCGGCGGGATCGGGGACGCGATCACGAGGGGGCTCCTTCGGGGAGGGACACGGGAGGGCTCGGGGAAGCACTCCGGATCCGTCGGGGACTCTGCAGCAGCCGTCGGGGACTCTGCAGCGGTCCCCGGCAGCGACTCCGCAGTGGTCCCCGGCCACGCGGGCCGGAATAACGGCCCCGAACGCATCCCGCCCGGACGGCTCACCCGCCACGCCGCGCGCGGAGTATTTAATACGACCGGGTGGCGGGGGGTCTCAGCCCGACCGGACGCTGCTGGTCTCAGCCCGGCCGGACGCTGCTGTGGACCGGCTGGTAGAAGACCGAGTCCTCGCGGACGTACGCACCCGGCCGCGGGGCGTGGATCATGCGGCCGCCGCCGATGTAGATCCCGACATGACTGATGTCCCCGTAGAAGAACACCAGGTCACCGGGGCGCAGGTCCTTCGTCGCGATCCGCGGCGCCGCCTCGGCCTGGTCCCAGGTGGTACGGGGCAGCGCGACGCCCGCCGCACGCCAGGCGGCCTGGGTCAGTCCGGAGCAGTCGTACGAGTTCGGGCCGGTCGCGCCCCAGACGTACGGCTTCCCGAGCTGGGCCCGGGCGAAGGCCACCGCCTTGGCGCCGGACACCGAAGCGGGGGTGTCGGCGGGCAGGTCCCCCGAGCCCGCGGGGGCCCGTACGCCCGCCACCTGCGCCCGCTGCGCCGCCGTGAGCTTCGCCAGCAGGGTGTTCGCCTCGGAGAGCCGGCCCTGCACCTCCTGCTTGCGCGCCCGTAACTCCTCCTGCGCGCCCTCGAGGTCCGCGACGACCCCGGCCGCCTCCCGGCGCCGGCCCGCCGTCTCCGCCCTGGCCCGCGTGTACCGCGCGAGCAGCGCGTCCTCGCGGCCGTCGAGCCGGTTCAGCAGGTGGGCCCGGGTGAAGAAGGCCTGCGGGTCCTCGGCCAGCAGCAGGGTCGCGGTCCCGCCGAGGGCGCCGGAGCCGCGGTACCGGTCGGCCGCGTAGCTGCCGAGCAGCCGCCGGGTCTCGTTCAGCTTCACGGTGGTGGCGGCCACCTGATCCATCAGCGAGGAGAGCAGGGCCCGCTGCCGCTCGGTCCGCTCGGCGGCCGCGTCGTAGGCCTGGGTGGCGGTGCCCGCCTGCTGGTACAGCTCGTCCACGCGGGCCCGTACCTCCTCCACCGAGGGGCGGGGCGCGGGCGCCGCCGAGGCCTGGTGGGGGAGGAGCAGCCCTAACGAGGACAGGGCCGCGGTCGTGACGACGGCGGCGGGGGCGCTCGGATGTCTTCGGGCGCGCGGCTTGCGGTGGGGAGAGGAGTGGAGCGAGGGGAATCCGTACGAATGCACGGCCGGCACCTCCTTCCGGTTGGCGGGGCACGCTAGTCGCGGAGGGGGTGCCTCGGAAGGGTCCGCGCAGGATTCGCAGGGCATATGCGGCCGATTTTCCGGGGCCGGGACCGGCTGTCGGTCCCGCCCTCTAAACTCGGAAGGCGATGAGCAGCCTCTTTGACGACAGCTTCCTGGCCGACCTCTCCCCCTCCGACGAGGTCCCGCCGCCGCCCGAGGAACACGCCGCCCCCGAGACGGGCGCGGACGATCTCTTCGGGGGCCGGTTCGACATGCCCATGAGTGGGGACGCGTACTACCGGGACGGCGCCCCCAGGCCCGTCATCGACCCGGCGGCGCTCCTCGACGGGCTGAACGCGGAGCAGCGCGCCGCCGTGGTGCACGCGGGATCCCCGCTGCTCATCGTGGCCGGCGCCGGCTCCGGCAAGACGCGCGTGCTGACGCACCGCATCGGCCACCTGCTCGGCGCGCGCGGGGTCCACCCCGGCCAGATCCTGGCGATCACCTTCACCAACAAGGCCGCCGGCGAGATGAAGGAGCGCGTCGAGGGCCTCGTCGGCCCGCGCGCCAACGCCATGTGGGTCTCCACCTTCCACAGCGCGTGCGTCCGCATCCTGCGCCGCGAGTCCAAGCGGCTCGGTTTCACCTCCTCGTTCTCGATCTACGACGCGGCCGACTCGAAGCGGCTGATGGCGCTCGTCTGCCGCGATCTGGACCTGGACCCGAAGAAGTTCCCGCCGAAGGCCTTCAACGCCAAGATCTCGAACCTGAAGAACGAGCTGATCGACGAGGACGCCTTCGCCGGCCAGGCCGTGGACGGCTTCGAGAAGACCCTGGCCCAGGCGTACGCGATGTACCAGGGTCGGCTGCGCGAGGCGAACGCCCTCGACTTCGACGACATCATCATGACCACGGTCCACCTGCTCCAGGCCTTCCCGGAGGTCGCCGAGCACTACCGGCGCCGCTTCCGGCACGTGCTGGTCGACGAGTACCAGGACACCAACCACGCCCAGTACACGCTCGTGCGCGAACTGGTCGGCACCGGGTACCCGGACCTGCCGCCGGCCGAGCTGTGCGTCGTGGGTGACGCCGACCAGTCGATCTACGCCTTCCGCGGCGCGACCATCCGCAACATCCTCCAGTTCGAAGAGGACTACGCGGACGCCACGACGATCCTGCTGGAGCAGAACTACCGCTCCACGCAGACGATCCTGTCCGCCGCCAACGCGGTCATCGAGCGCAACGAGAACCGCCGCGCGAAGAACCTGTGGACCGAGGCCGGCACGGGCGCGGTGATCACCGGCTACGTCGCGGACACCGAGCACGACGAGGCCCAGTTCATCGCCGACGAGATCGACCGGCTGACGGACGCGGGCGACGCGAAGGCCGGCGACGTCGCGATCTTCTACCGGACCAACGCGCAGTCCCGCGTGTTCGAGGAGATCTTCATCCGCGTCGGACTGCCCTACAAGGTCGTCGGCGGCGTGCGCTTCTACGAGCGCAAGGAGGTCCGGGACGTCCTCGCGTACCTGCGCGTCCTGGCCAACCCCGAGGACAACGTCCCGCTCCGCCGCATCCTGAACGTGCCCAAGCGCGGTATCGGCGAGCGCGCGGAAGCGATGATCGACGCCCTCGGCATGCGCGAGAAGATCACCTTCCCGCAGGCGCTGCGCCGCGTGGACGAGGCCTTCGGCATGGCCGCCCGCTCGACCAACGCCGTCAAGCGCTTCAACGTGCTGATGGAAGAGCTCCGCACGATCGTCGACTCGGGCGCGGGCCCGGCAGTGGTCCTGGAAGCGGTCCTGGAGCGTACGGGCTACCTCGCCGAGCTCCAGGCCTCGACCGACCCGCAGGACGAGACGCGCATCGAGAACCTCCAGGAACTGGCCGCCGTGGCGCTCGAGTTCGAGCAGGCCCGGGAGGCCGCCGCGGCGGAGGCCGCCGAGAACGGCGGGCCGCCCGTGGGCCCCGGCACGCTGTCGGAGTTCCTGGAACAGGTCGCGCTGGTCGCCGACTCCGACCAGATCCCGGACGAGGACACCGACGGCAACGGCGTCATCACCCTCATGACCCTGCACACCGCCAAGGGCCTCGAATTCCCGGTGGTCTTCCTGACCGGCATGGAGGACGGGGTCTTCCCGCACATGCGGGCGCTGGGCCAGGCCAAGGAACTCGAGGAGGAGCGCCGCCTCGCGTACGTGGGCATCACCCGGGCGCGCGAGCGCCTGTACCTGACGCGCTCCTCCATGCGCAGCGCCTGGGGCACCCCCTCGTACAACCCGCCGTCGCGGTTCCTCGAGGAGATCCCGGCCGAGTACCTGCAGTGGAAGCGGACGGGCGCGGCGCAGAAGCCGGCGGGCCCGATGCGGAGCTCTGGGTACGGGTCCTCGGGCTCGGGCGGTGGCGGATCGAAGAGCTCGTTCGGGACCTCGCCGGAGTCGTTCCTGTCCTCGTCGCGGTCGAAGTCGGGCCCGTCCGGGTTCGCTACGCGCCGGGCCTCCGACAAGCCGGTCATCGCGCTGGTGGTCGGGGACCGGGTCACGCACGACCAGTTCGGGCTGGGCACCGTCATGGAGGTCAAGGGGGCGGGCGCCGACGCGCAGGCCACCATCGACTTCGGGGACGAGAAGCCGAAGCGGCTGCTGCTGCGGTACGCGCCGGTGCAGAAGCTCTAGGAAGCGGTTGGCGGGCCGGTCGGATGGCCGGCCGGTCGGCCACCTGGCCGCCGGTCCGGGGTCCGGTTCCTCTTAGTTCGGGTCCAGGCCGTGGCTGCGGAGCCATGCCTGGGGATCGACCGGGGTGCCGCCGCCCGGACGCACCTCGAAGTGGAGGTGCGGCCCGGTGGAGTTGCCGGAGTTGCCGGAGTACGCGATCACATCGCCGGCCTTGACCTTGCCGGAGCGGATCTTGGCGCTGCTGAGGTGGCAGTACCAGGTCTCGGTGCCGTCGGGCGCGGTGAGTATCACCATGTTGCCGTAGGCGCTGTTCCACTGGCTGCGCACGGTGCCGTCGGTGGCGGCCATGACCGAAGTCCCGTAGGACACCGGGAAGTCGATGCCCGTGTGCACGGACATCCAGTTGACGCCGGCCTGGCCGAAGCCCGCGCTGAGGCCGTGCTGCTCGACGGGGAGAACGAACTTGGGGCGCGCCGCTTCCTTGGCCGCCTCCTCCTCCGCCTTCTTCTTCTTTTCCTCGTCCTGGCGCAGGCGCAGGTCGATGCGCTCCTGGGTACGGCTCGCACGGTCCGCGAAATCGCCCGCGTCGGCGCTCAGCGCCGTGAGCTGCGTATCCAGCTTGCTGTTCGCCGCGACCGGCTTGATGGACGCCGGGTCGGGCGCGGCCATCGTGGTCGTTTCCTCGGAAGGCTTCTGCGGACCGGTCAGTCCGCCCACGGAGGCGGCGGCGACACCCGCGACGCCCATCACGCAGGCGGAGGGCACGGCCACGGTCAGCAGGGCGGAACGCTTCGCGGGGGTGCGGCGGCGGTTGTTGCCACCGCCGGCGGCCGCACTCGCGCTGCCGGACTTGGCGGCGCTGCCCGACTTTCCGGCGCTGCCGGACTTGCCGGCGCGGCGCGAGGGGCGCGGCGCGGCCGGGGCCGCGAGCGTGACGGGCATGGCCTGGGTGGGGAGGTCGTGCACGCGGAACTCGGCGGCCTCGCCGTCGTCATCGAGCTCGGGTTCGAACGCGAACTCGCCGGTGACTTCGTCGGCGATGACCCCGAAGACGGAGGTCTCGGTGTAGGACGCGGACGCGGGCTCCTCGTACGCGGAGTACGTCTCGTACTCGTACGCGTACTGCTGGGCCTGCGCCTGTTCCTGCGGCTGCTCGTAGCCGTACGAGTAGCCCTGCTGCTGTTCCTGTTCCTGCTGCTGCGCGCCGGTGTTCCAGGCGGTGGCGTCGTAGGTGCCGGTTTCGGCGGCGTAGCCCGGGACCGACCAGTGGCCGGTCTGTTCGGCGGAGGCGTCGTAGCCGAAGGCGGTGGGCTGGTAGTCCGTGGAGACGGCCTGGGCGGGGACGGTCGAGAGGTATCCGTCGTAACCGTCGGCGGTGTCGTAACCGGCCTGCGGCTGCTGGGGATAGCTGCTCTGCGGGGTGGTCCAGGCGGTCGTTTCGTACCCGCCGGTGTCGTAGGAACCGGTGTCGTAGGAACCGGTTTCGTACGAGCCATAGGCGGCGTAGTTATAGCCCTGACCCTGTGATTCCTGGGATGTGTACGCGGAATCACCAGCGAAAGTGGTGGTGGAAAGGCCGTCGTACCCAAGATTGGGGTACTGGCCCGACGATGGGCGGTCGTTCACCAACTTCTCTTTCGCCTCGGCAATGGGGGGCCTGGGTGGCCGAGGAATTTGGGGTTCCTCGGAGGAGAGCAGTGGCGTGACTGTACCCGGCGGTTACTCGCATCGACAATCTTCGGCGGGTTCCAGCCTCGGGGGAACCGGGCATTCGGCCGCCTTTCGGTCGCCCAAAGAAGCACCCTTGGCCTTGAGTTCGAAATGCGTTCGATTGAAGGGGGTGCGGCAGGCCGATTTCCGGGGTCGGGCGGTCAGGCGACGGAGGCCGCGCCGGGGTGGGCGAGGGCGGCCGGGCCGGGCCCGTCGAGTGCGCGCCGGACCGCCGCGATGACCGTGGGGTGCGCGGGCAGGGCGAGGTGTCCGATGCCGGTGACCTGCACGTTCTCCGCGAGCAGGTCCGGATGCTCGATGCGGGCCGTCTCGGTCGGGTCCATCAACTCGTCGAACTCGCTCCAGAACGCCACGCAGCGCGTCCGGCAGCCGGGCGCGGGTGCGCGCAGCTCGGCCATCACCTCGGAGTCGGGGCGCATCTGCCGGACCAGCGGATGTGCGTCCATGAAGGGCGCGACGCGGGTTCCGGAATGTGGGGTTCCGAGCGTGACGAGCATGCGGACGCGGGCGTCGCCGCCGAGCCGCTGGACGTAGTACCGCCCCACCAGCCCGCCGAGGCTGTGCCCCACCAGGTCCACCCGCTCCTGCCCGGTGCGCTCGCACAGCTCCTCGATGCGGAGGGCCAGATGGCGGGCGGTGACGCGCAGGTCCAGGGTGAAGGGCGAGTAGTTGTACGTCTCCACCTGCCGTCGGCCGCCCGCCCCGAGGGCGCGGCGCAGCAGGACGAAGACGGAGCGGTTGTCCGTGAACCCGTGCAGGAGCAGGACGGGCGGACGCTCGCCGGTAGTGGCGGGCCGTCGCTCCTGGCGGATCCCCGTGGGATACATCAGGATGTGCCCGCCGAGCACGATCGCTTCCAGTAGGCCGGCCCGCAGCGCGGCCCCGGACGTGGACAGCCCCATGGACGGCCTCCCCCCAACTGCCTTGGGACCGGGACGGAGTGCCTGGAGCCCGCGACGGCCGGCCACGCCGTGCCGTGCGGCTGTCGGCACGGTGTGGCGGCACGGGAGCGGCGGCACGCCATCCCACGTGTGATTTCCCCCTCGTGGTTGACCGCGAAACGGGGGTGTGCGCGATGCTGTACTTAACGTTCGTTCACTCGGGAGGCAGTGCGATGGGTGTGACCGGTCCGATCCGTGTGGTGGTGGCCAAGCCGGGTCTCGACGGCCACGACCGGGGCGCCAAGGTGATCGCGCGGGCCCTGCGTGACGCGGGCATGGAGGTCATCTACACCGGCCTCCACCAGACCCCCGAACAGATCGTGGACACCGCGATCCAGGAAGACGCCGACGCGATCGGCCTGTCGATCCTCTCGGGAGCGCACAACACGCTGTTCGCGCGCGTGCTGGAACTCCTCGCGGAGCGCGACGCGGCGGACATCAAGGTGTTCGGCGGCGGGATCATTCCGGAGGCGGACATCGCTCCGCTGAAGGAGAAGGGCGTGGCGGAGATCTTCACCCCGGGCGCGACGACCACGGAGATCGTGGCCTGGGTGAACGGGCACGTCCGACAGGCGTCGTAGCGCCCACGGATACGGCCCGCCCGGCGCCGGCCGAGCGGGCCTACTCCGCCCGGCCCGGGCCAGTTCGGCCTGACCAGGCCGGACCCGGCCCGGCCTGATCCGGTCCCGCCGCCGTATGAGGGGCAGGGCCGGGGGCGTGCGGAGCTTACGGCTGCTCCGGCACGTGCTGCCCCCGGGTCATGGACCCTGCGGGGTGAGTTCGGCGTGCATCGTCGCGCGGAGGCGGAGCGTGGCGACCAGGCGCTGGAAGGCCTCCGACCAGTAGGCCGCCGCGCCCCCCGGCTCGGCCGGAGCCGCTGCCACCGCCACCGCGTCCAGCAGTCCTGCCTCCGCGGGATCGAGGCAGCGCTCCGCCAGTCCCATCACCCCGCTGAAGCTCCACGGGTAGCCGCCCGCCTCCCGAGCGCTGTCGAGCGCCTCCACCACGGCCCGACCCAGCTCTCCCGCCCACGGCACCACGCAGACTCCGAGCAGCTGGAACGCCTCCGACAGCCCGTGCGCCCGTATGAACTCCGCGACCCACGCCGCCCGTTCCTCCTCACCGAGGATCGACAGGAGCTTCGCCCGCTCGGCGAGCGAAGCCGTCGCCGGGCCCGTCGCGGGCGGGGCCGATGCCGAGCCCAGCAGGGCCTCGGACCAGGCGGGATCGCGCTGGCGGACCGCCGCCCGGCACCAGGCCGCATGCAGTTCCTCCGCCCAGCCCTCGGCCGTGGGCAGCGCCACGATCTCCGCCGGGCCGAGTCCCCCGAACCGCTCCTGCCAGCAGGACAGCGGAGCGGCCTCCACCAGCTGTGCCAGCCACCAGGCCCGCTCCCCGCGTCCGGCGGGCGGCCGCTTGACCACCCCGTCGCGCAGCATGCCCGCGTCGCACTCGGCCGGCGGTGTCACCCCCTCCGGGCCGACGCAGACCAGGGCCCGCTCGGCCATCCGTCCGGCCAGCGCCGATTCCGGCAGTGCCGAGAGCAGTTCGGCGGCGGTCGCCCGGACATTGCGGCTGCGGTCGGCCAGCGCGGCCTCCAGGAACGGCTCGTCTCCCGGAGAGAGGCCCACCCGCAGGGAGTCGAGGAACATCAGCCGGTCCTCGGCCCGCTCGGTGGACCATGTGGTGCTCAGCAGTCGGAGCGCGGCCGCCGCCTCGTGGGCCCGTACGGCGCCGAGCAGCGCCACCCGCTCCGCGAACAGCCCTTCCTGCCACAGGCGTTCCACCCCCGCGGCGTCCGTCGGCGCGGGCAGTTCCCCGGCACCGCCGGAACCGCCGCGCAGTGCGAACCGCCAGTCCGGATTCAGCCGGGCCAGCCACAGCCCGCGCGTCCCGGC contains these protein-coding regions:
- a CDS encoding class F sortase is translated as MPRHQERTKPRGGWGVVAVVALSGTFLLTNGLDANGGPPQPANAATLVTDPVHDEAARRLPPAPAPLRPSPPTRIRVPSVQVDAPVTRVGLDAEGWVDAPPPQDKNLAGWYEGSPAPGAQGTTVIDGHVDNQQGPAVFYNLGSLKQGQHIEVDRQDGSTAVFTVYGIEVVGKSAFPAQRVYGSKGAPELRVITCGGGFSKKTGYDGNVVVFARLTSIRK
- a CDS encoding DUF5691 domain-containing protein; the protein is MTTTTTTTTTHSGTNTGTPTGAATPTTTAAVPDWDELVGAALLGTDRRQGSPEVLLGVAAVQTVRRRAGLRPAEAGPRLEPAPLDPRPLPPEAARRRLAHLLAGRTAAGSGSGRRGAAPDLMELLPQWLAAAGRHGYRAPAALVPALLDAARARTDLRPQALALAGTRGLWLARLNPDWRFALRGGSGGAGELPAPTDAAGVERLWQEGLFAERVALLGAVRAHEAAAALRLLSTTWSTERAEDRLMFLDSLRVGLSPGDEPFLEAALADRSRNVRATAAELLSALPESALAGRMAERALVCVGPEGVTPPAECDAGMLRDGVVKRPPAGRGERAWWLAQLVEAAPLSCWQERFGGLGPAEIVALPTAEGWAEELHAAWCRAAVRQRDPAWSEALLGSASAPPATGPATASLAERAKLLSILGEEERAAWVAEFIRAHGLSEAFQLLGVCVVPWAGELGRAVVEALDSAREAGGYPWSFSGVMGLAERCLDPAEAGLLDAVAVAAAPAEPGGAAAYWSEAFQRLVATLRLRATMHAELTPQGP
- a CDS encoding M23 family metallopeptidase; translation: MNDRPSSGQYPNLGYDGLSTTTFAGDSAYTSQESQGQGYNYAAYGSYETGSYDTGSYDTGGYETTAWTTPQSSYPQQPQAGYDTADGYDGYLSTVPAQAVSTDYQPTAFGYDASAEQTGHWSVPGYAAETGTYDATAWNTGAQQQEQEQQQGYSYGYEQPQEQAQAQQYAYEYETYSAYEEPASASYTETSVFGVIADEVTGEFAFEPELDDDGEAAEFRVHDLPTQAMPVTLAAPAAPRPSRRAGKSGSAGKSGSAAKSGSASAAAGGGNNRRRTPAKRSALLTVAVPSACVMGVAGVAAASVGGLTGPQKPSEETTTMAAPDPASIKPVAANSKLDTQLTALSADAGDFADRASRTQERIDLRLRQDEEKKKKAEEEAAKEAARPKFVLPVEQHGLSAGFGQAGVNWMSVHTGIDFPVSYGTSVMAATDGTVRSQWNSAYGNMVILTAPDGTETWYCHLSSAKIRSGKVKAGDVIAYSGNSGNSTGPHLHFEVRPGGGTPVDPQAWLRSHGLDPN
- a CDS encoding cobalamin B12-binding domain-containing protein, with amino-acid sequence MGVTGPIRVVVAKPGLDGHDRGAKVIARALRDAGMEVIYTGLHQTPEQIVDTAIQEDADAIGLSILSGAHNTLFARVLELLAERDAADIKVFGGGIIPEADIAPLKEKGVAEIFTPGATTTEIVAWVNGHVRQAS
- the pcrA gene encoding DNA helicase PcrA, which translates into the protein MSSLFDDSFLADLSPSDEVPPPPEEHAAPETGADDLFGGRFDMPMSGDAYYRDGAPRPVIDPAALLDGLNAEQRAAVVHAGSPLLIVAGAGSGKTRVLTHRIGHLLGARGVHPGQILAITFTNKAAGEMKERVEGLVGPRANAMWVSTFHSACVRILRRESKRLGFTSSFSIYDAADSKRLMALVCRDLDLDPKKFPPKAFNAKISNLKNELIDEDAFAGQAVDGFEKTLAQAYAMYQGRLREANALDFDDIIMTTVHLLQAFPEVAEHYRRRFRHVLVDEYQDTNHAQYTLVRELVGTGYPDLPPAELCVVGDADQSIYAFRGATIRNILQFEEDYADATTILLEQNYRSTQTILSAANAVIERNENRRAKNLWTEAGTGAVITGYVADTEHDEAQFIADEIDRLTDAGDAKAGDVAIFYRTNAQSRVFEEIFIRVGLPYKVVGGVRFYERKEVRDVLAYLRVLANPEDNVPLRRILNVPKRGIGERAEAMIDALGMREKITFPQALRRVDEAFGMAARSTNAVKRFNVLMEELRTIVDSGAGPAVVLEAVLERTGYLAELQASTDPQDETRIENLQELAAVALEFEQAREAAAAEAAENGGPPVGPGTLSEFLEQVALVADSDQIPDEDTDGNGVITLMTLHTAKGLEFPVVFLTGMEDGVFPHMRALGQAKELEEERRLAYVGITRARERLYLTRSSMRSAWGTPSYNPPSRFLEEIPAEYLQWKRTGAAQKPAGPMRSSGYGSSGSGGGGSKSSFGTSPESFLSSSRSKSGPSGFATRRASDKPVIALVVGDRVTHDQFGLGTVMEVKGAGADAQATIDFGDEKPKRLLLRYAPVQKL
- a CDS encoding alpha/beta fold hydrolase; translated protein: MGLSTSGAALRAGLLEAIVLGGHILMYPTGIRQERRPATTGERPPVLLLHGFTDNRSVFVLLRRALGAGGRRQVETYNYSPFTLDLRVTARHLALRIEELCERTGQERVDLVGHSLGGLVGRYYVQRLGGDARVRMLVTLGTPHSGTRVAPFMDAHPLVRQMRPDSEVMAELRAPAPGCRTRCVAFWSEFDELMDPTETARIEHPDLLAENVQVTGIGHLALPAHPTVIAAVRRALDGPGPAALAHPGAASVA
- a CDS encoding NlpC/P60 family protein, whose protein sequence is MHSYGFPSLHSSPHRKPRARRHPSAPAAVVTTAALSSLGLLLPHQASAAPAPRPSVEEVRARVDELYQQAGTATQAYDAAAERTERQRALLSSLMDQVAATTVKLNETRRLLGSYAADRYRGSGALGGTATLLLAEDPQAFFTRAHLLNRLDGREDALLARYTRARAETAGRRREAAGVVADLEGAQEELRARKQEVQGRLSEANTLLAKLTAAQRAQVAGVRAPAGSGDLPADTPASVSGAKAVAFARAQLGKPYVWGATGPNSYDCSGLTQAAWRAAGVALPRTTWDQAEAAPRIATKDLRPGDLVFFYGDISHVGIYIGGGRMIHAPRPGAYVREDSVFYQPVHSSVRPG